A genomic segment from Gavia stellata isolate bGavSte3 chromosome 4, bGavSte3.hap2, whole genome shotgun sequence encodes:
- the MRPS33 gene encoding small ribosomal subunit protein mS33: MSNVSSYALRMARLSSQIFGEVVRPTDSKSMKVVKLFSEQPLPKQKEVYSWYPPHNTYYALMKKLRYFGLYRDEHQDFKEEMRRLKKLRGKEKPKKGEGKRALKKK, translated from the exons ATGTCCAATGTTTCCAGTTATGCACTTCGAATGGCCCGACTGAGTTCTCAGATATTTGGAGAAGTTGTCAGGCCAACTGACTCAAAATCTATGAAAGTGGTAAAGTTATTCAGTGAGCAGCCTTTGCCCAAGCAGAAGGAGGTCTACAGCTGGTATCCTCCTCACAACACCTACTATGCCCTCATGAAAAAACTCCGTTACTTTGGTCTCTACAG AGATGAGCATCAGGACTTTAAGGAGGAGATGAGGCGACTGAAAAAGCTGCgtgggaaagaaaaaccaaagaagggggaaggaaagagagctCTCAAGAAGAAATAG